Within the Flavobacterium sp. 9R genome, the region TTCGCGTAAAGCTTTGCGCTCCTTGGGGTTAAGTACTAGACACAAATTCCACAGATAGCTACTTATATGTCCTTATTTGTCTTATATGGTTCAAAATAAATAGGTATTTTAAAAAACTGTTATGACTTATATGTTTATATCTAACGGTTAAAATTTAAATTTTCTTCCTCAATTGATACTCAAAATCATTTGATACCCCTATTTTTGCCGCAACCAATAAAAAACCACCGCTCAATGGACGTTACCATTTTACTTTTACTTTGTTTAGCCGCTTTTGCCGCGGGATTTATAGATGCTATAGTAGGAGGAGGTGGACTCATACAAACACCTGTTGGACTCATTCTGTTGCCAAGTCTTTCAGTCGCGACCGTAATTGGAACCTTAAAAGTACCCGCCTTTAGTGGTACCTCTTTTGCAGCTTTTCAGTACTTGAAGAAAGTGGATTTAAATTGGAAATTACTCGGAATTATGATGCTTTTGGCATTTCCTTCTGCGTTTTTGGGTTCGACTTTGCTGACGTATGTGAGCAATGATTTTATGAAACCACTTTTGTTGGTCGTGCTCTCGTTTTTGGTGGTTTACACTTTTGCCAAGAAAAATTTTGGACAGCAAATAGAAAAAAATATTTCTAATAAACGCCAACTATTCAATGCTGTTGCCATCAGTTTTGTAGTGGGTCTGTACGACGGATTCATTGGTCCGGGCACTGGAAGTTTCTTGGTTGTGGCGTTTATTGCTATTATGGGATTCGACTTTTTGCACGCTTCCGCGAATGCGAAAATGGTCAACCTAGCGACCAATTTTGGTTCGATTTGCTTGTTTATGCTTAAAGGCAAAATCATTTGGGCGATTGCGATTCCTATGGCTGCTAGTAATGCCCTCGGTGGATGGTTGGGCGCCAAATTGGCTATCAACAAAGGCAATAGTTTTATCCGTATCTTTTTTTTAGTGGTAGTCATTGGCACCTTAATCCGATTTGCCTACGACGTTTTTTACAAATAAAAAAAGGAGATGTTTATCTCCTTTTTTGTGTTAATTATTCTTTACAATCCGTTTCAGAGAATTTATATTTTACCTTTTCATAATCGATAGGTTGACCTTTTACAAAATACGTTTTCCCTAAATACGTTTCTATTTTGCCATTACCGAGGATGAGTTCGTTTCCTTTTTTGAGTAGGGCTAAGGGGTTTTTAAAGATCGTTTTGTCAGTAATACCGGAGACATAAGCGTAATCAACTAGTAAGGTGTCTCCGCTAAATTTCCCGGTGATAGTTCCATCTTTAATAGGAGAGTCAAATTCTTTCATCACCATATTACCGGTGATGGTTCCATCTTTTAGGGTGTTAAGTTTTAAAGTAACTGTGTCCTTTTCATACACCGCTTGGTAACAAGCTACTTGCAAAGGTGGTTCTTCAATTGCTTTTGAATTGTCTCCTTCTTTTTTGCAACTTGCTAATCCCAAACACGAAATGATCATGTAAATCCAAAAATTGTTTTTCATGTTTTTTATTTTTAGTTGTGGATATTTAGCTCTAATTTACGAAATTTTATCAAATTATGGATAGAACTCAATGGGTGATTTTAATTCCAATGCAATATAACCCTTAAAACAAACTCTTAATGAGAACGATTAGCTACATCATAAGTTTGCTACTACTAGGCGTTGCCTTTTTTCTATTGTCAGAATATCCAAATTCAGGAAGA harbors:
- a CDS encoding TSUP family transporter → MDVTILLLLCLAAFAAGFIDAIVGGGGLIQTPVGLILLPSLSVATVIGTLKVPAFSGTSFAAFQYLKKVDLNWKLLGIMMLLAFPSAFLGSTLLTYVSNDFMKPLLLVVLSFLVVYTFAKKNFGQQIEKNISNKRQLFNAVAISFVVGLYDGFIGPGTGSFLVVAFIAIMGFDFLHASANAKMVNLATNFGSICLFMLKGKIIWAIAIPMAASNALGGWLGAKLAINKGNSFIRIFFLVVVIGTLIRFAYDVFYK